ATCATATTTACTATAATATAGGATATTATTTCAATAAGAGGGGAAATGATTCACGTACCTGAAGATATTCAGTTCCTATTCTAAAGAGCAGTTGAAAAATGTAGAGCCGGAGTTACATCACGACTACGTCAAGTGGATACGATTTTATCTCGACTTTTGTCAGAAATACCGGTTTGTACCATACGAAAAAAGTTCTTTCAGCCACTTTTCTCAAAAGTTGCATGATAAAAACCAGCGGGTGCAGGACATAGAAACTGCATATCAAGCTGTGGAACTATTGATACCCTACTACTCAACAGGAATAAAAGAGGGGGAGTTGACGTCCAAAGTAGAAGTGATTCAACAATTAATATCTGTAATACGACTCAAGAATTACTCCCCGAGAACCCTTGAAGCGTATCTTAAATGGACCCGGAAATTCTTTTCTTTTTACACTGGCGATATTTCCTCAATCGATGAGGGTACTGCCCGTCAATTCCTGAACGACCTTGTTCTCAATAAAAACGTCTCACCCTCTGCGCAAAACCAGGCATTTAATGCACTTCTTTTTCTCTATCGTCACGTTTTGAGAAGAGATTTTGGAGATCAGTCAGGAACTGTTCGTGCAAAAAAACCAAAGAAAAAAATGCCTGTGGTTCTCACTGTCTCTGAATTACAATGTCTGTTTAATATGATTGAGGAACGATTTCTGTTGCATTTTC
Above is a window of Chitinivibrio alkaliphilus ACht1 DNA encoding:
- a CDS encoding integron integrase, which translates into the protein MKNVEPELHHDYVKWIRFYLDFCQKYRFVPYEKSSFSHFSQKLHDKNQRVQDIETAYQAVELLIPYYSTGIKEGELTSKVEVIQQLISVIRLKNYSPRTLEAYLKWTRKFFSFYTGDISSIDEGTARQFLNDLVLNKNVSPSAQNQAFNALLFLYRHVLRRDFGDQSGTVRAKKPKKKMPVVLTVSELQCLFNMIEERFLLHFQLMYGCGLRLTELMELRLKHLDFGNNLLMIEFSKQQKSRYIPLPKKIVSNLQLQVESVIQRHKKNRNNKKYKGVFLPPSIDDSQAMEEKWLWLFPASGLVLVSQKNEERQFHLHHTVVSRSLKAAAKKTEIQKNISPHVLRHSYATHLLQYGLDIKTIQELLGHSTIETTMVYLHVLKEMIPRPAISPLDIRW